From Pseudanabaena sp. PCC 6802, one genomic window encodes:
- a CDS encoding helix-turn-helix transcriptional regulator, giving the protein MTEEFAIVHYTEEFKILHYLSGLRQNQGVRVVNIVYGVGLPANPNSASQVRRCLESLKTQELVDDYKTRSNSNRKLWKITDKGRSDLARAKEAIEAVIQAAKEKLRQIPDDSEV; this is encoded by the coding sequence ATGACAGAAGAGTTCGCAATTGTACATTACACAGAGGAATTCAAGATTTTGCATTACTTATCAGGTCTCAGACAAAATCAGGGAGTAAGGGTAGTGAATATAGTTTATGGTGTGGGACTTCCTGCTAACCCTAACTCCGCAAGCCAAGTCAGAAGATGTTTGGAGAGCCTAAAAACACAAGAGTTAGTGGACGATTATAAAACCCGTTCTAATTCCAACAGAAAACTTTGGAAAATCACCGATAAAGGGCGTTCCGATCTTGCAAGGGCGAAGGAAGCTATCGAGGCAGTTATTCAAGCTGCTAAAGAAAAACTCAGACAAATACCCGACGATTCTGAGGTGTAG
- a CDS encoding HNH endonuclease signature motif containing protein translates to MPMNRALYPEDWEAIALAIKNKAKWECQACGKKCIQPHQVAAAYKANVRAWATYTLTVHHLDHNPGNNAPDNLIALCAPCHRRAHARDKRYGKPNPDQLALI, encoded by the coding sequence ATGCCCATGAACCGCGCACTCTATCCCGAGGATTGGGAAGCGATCGCCCTTGCGATCAAGAACAAGGCTAAATGGGAATGCCAAGCTTGCGGCAAAAAGTGCATTCAACCGCACCAGGTAGCGGCGGCTTACAAAGCCAATGTCAGAGCATGGGCAACCTATACCCTGACCGTGCATCACCTCGATCACAACCCAGGCAATAACGCGCCTGACAACCTGATCGCGCTTTGCGCTCCGTGCCATCGCCGCGCCCACGCTAGGGATAAGCGGTATGGCAAGCCTAACCCCGATCAGCTTGCATTGATTTGA